The sequence below is a genomic window from Candidatus Omnitrophota bacterium.
GCCCATGTTCCTGGCGGTGCCTTTTATCATCTTTACCGCCTTTTCGATATCGGCGGTATTCAGGTCCTTCATCTTCATCTTCGCTATCTCTTTGACCTGTTCCTTCGTGACCTTCCCGACCTTCTCCTTATTGGGGGTGCCGCTCGCCTTGGCGACTCCGGCCGCCCGCTTCAAAAGGACGGTCGACGGTGGGCTCTTTATTATAAAGGTAAAAGACCTGTCCTCATACGCCGTTATCACGACCGGCAGCGTCAGCCCTTCCTGGCCTTTTGACCTCTCGTTAAAAGTTTTACAGAACTCCATTATATTAAGGCCGTGCTGGCCCAAAGCGGGCCCTACCGGCGGCGCCGGGTTTGCGCTTCCGGCCGGACAATATAGCTTTATGATCGCTTTTACTTTCTTTGCCATTTTCAGCTTTCAGCTTTCAGCTTTCAGCTTTCAGCAGCTATCAGCTTTTTGTTTTAGCTGATAGCTGAGAGCTGACGGCTGATAGCTCTCTATACCTTCTCTATCTGCCATGCCTCAAGTTCGACCGGGGTTGCCCTGCCGAATATAGATATCATAACCTTTACCCTGCCCTTGGCGAGGTTCGCCTCTTCGACGGAACCGTTAAAGTTGGTGAACGGCCCGTCCGTTACCCTGATGTTCTCGCCCTTTTCGAACATCACCTT
It includes:
- the rplK gene encoding 50S ribosomal protein L11, with product MAKKVKAIIKLYCPAGSANPAPPVGPALGQHGLNIMEFCKTFNERSKGQEGLTLPVVITAYEDRSFTFIIKSPPSTVLLKRAAGVAKASGTPNKEKVGKVTKEQVKEIAKMKMKDLNTADIEKAVKMIKGTARNMGIEVEE